AGTCCGGTGCGGGCGTGGCGCTGTCGAAGTTCCCGATGGGTGCGTGCATGGCCGCACGCTAACAACAGGTACCGGTGCGTGGGACGGCCGTCTCAGCGGACGGGCGGCACCGACACCGCCATGATCATCTCCATCGGCTCCGCGCCCTCGTTGCCGTACGTGTGCGGGGTGTCGGACTCGAAGGAGGCGCTGGCGCCGGCCGGGACGCTGTGCGCCGCCCCGTCGACGGTGAGCGTCAGCTCCCCGGCCGTGACGTGCACCATCTCGACCGTGCCGGTGGGGTGCGGGTCGGAGGGGCTGCTCTCCCCCGGCATCAGCCGCCACTCCCACATCTCGAGCGGCCCGGGCGCCTCCACCCCGGCGAGCAGCCTGCTGAAGCTGCCGGCGTCGGTGTGCCAGAGGCGTACCGCCTGTTCGGCTGGGACGACGCGGACCTTGGGGCCCTGCTCCCAGTCCAGCAGGGTGGTGATGCTGATGCCGAGCGCGTCGCCGATCTTGACGACGGTACCCAGGCTGGGGTTGGTGCGGGCCTGCTCGATCTGGATGAGCATGCCGCGGCTGACGCCCGCGCGGGCGGCCAGCGCCTCCAGGGTGAAGCCGCGCTCGGTGCGCCAGCGCTTGACGTTGCGCGCCAGGGACTGGGTCAGCAGGTCGAGGTCCGCCACGTTCCGTCCATTGCCTTCTTGGGTTCGCGCACGTTCGTGCACCGTTTGGCGCACCGATTAGTGCATTATTCTGGATGACTCAGTGCAGTTCAGTGAACTATGGTCTGCTGCACCCGAAGGTTCACCGAACTGTACTGCGAGGCGACCGGATCATGACAGCGCTGTTCGCCCTGGCCACCAGCCTCCTGTGGGGCATGGCCGACTTCGGCGGCGGGGTACTGACCCGGCGCACGCCCGCGCTCACGGTGGTCGTCGTCTCCCAGTCGGTCGCGGTCGTCGTCCTCGGCACGATCGTGGCCGCGACCGGCGCCTGGAGCGAGGCGTCCGCGCACCTCTGGTTCGCGGTCGCCGCCGGTCTGGTCGGTCCGGTGGCGATGCTCGCCTTCTACAAGGCGCTCGCCCTGGGCCCGATGGGCGTCGTCTCGCCGCTGGGCTCGCTCGGTGTGGCCGTCCCGGTGGGCGTGGGTCTCGTCCTCGGCGAGCGCCCCGGGCTGCCGCAGTTCGCCGGCATCCTGGTCGCCGTCGCGGGCGTGGTGCTCGCCGGCGGTCCGCAACTGCGCGGCGCGCCGGTCCAGCGGCGGACGGTCGCCCTCACCCTCGTCGCGGCCTTCGGGTTCGGTGCCGTGATGGCCCTGATCGCGGAGGCGTCGACCACGCTCACCGGCCTCTTCCTCGCCCTGTTCGTCCAGCGCGTCACCAACGTCGCCGCCGGCGGACTGGCCCTGTGGGTGTCCGTCCGGCGCGGCGCCCCCGCGCTGCCGCCGGAGGGCTTCCCCTGGGGCTCGCTGCCCGCGCTGGGCTTCGTGGGGCTCGCCGACGTCGCGGCCAACGGCACGTACTCGATCGCCGCCCAGCACGGCCCGGTGACGGTGGCGGCCGTGCTCGCCTCCCTGTATCCGGTGGTGACCGCGCTGGCCGCGCGCGGGTTCCTCAGCGAAAGGCTGCGCGCCGTGCAGGCGGCGGGCGCGGGCCTCGCCCTGGCGGGCACCCTGCTACTGGCCACGGGCTGACCCGGCCGCCGCACGGTCGCCGCGGACGCTCAGCTCTCGGCGGCCGGTTCCGCGAGCCTGTCCGTCACCTCCGGCCGGTCGTCGTCCAGCTCCGCCAGCCTGGCCAGCGCCTCGCCGTCCAGCCCCGACAACTCCCGCAGCTGTCCCGGCGTGACCCCGTCGGGAATCGGTACCGGGGCCGGGGTCCGCAGCGGCGGCTGCCAGCCCTCGGCGGGGGTCCAGCGCCGTACGACCTTGGCGGGCGCCCCCGCCACCACGGCGTGGTCGGGGACGGTGCCCCGCACCACGGCGCCGGCGGCCACGACCACGTTCCGCCCGATCCGCGCGCCGGGCAGGATCACCGCGCCGGTGCCGATCCAACAGCCGGGGCCGATCTCGACCGGGTCCATCCGGGGCCACTGCTTGCCGATGGGCTGGTGCGGATCGTCGTAGGAGTGGTTGGTGGAGGTGACGTAGACGTACGGGCCGAAGTAGCAGTCGCTGCCGATGGTGACGGTGGTGTCGGCGATGACGTGGCTGCCGCGGCCGAGGACGACCCCGTCACCGATGCGCAGGATCGGCTCGGGACCGAGGTCGAGGTCGGGCATGAGCCCGGCGGTCAGCGTGACCTGCTCGCCGATGATGCAGTGGGCGCCGACGTGGATCCAGGGCTCGCCGAAGACCGTGCCGAGCGGGAAGGCGAGCCGGGTGCCCGTGCCCAGCGCGCCGAAGCGGAAGCGTCCGGGGTGTGCGGCGGTCACGGAGCCGGTGCGCTGCACCCAGGCCCAGCCCGCGTGGACGGCCCGCTGCGCCAGGCGGCTCCGCCAGGACGAGAACGTGTTCTTGCGCTTGGGCACCCGCTCACGGTAGTCGGCGGGCGGTGCGGCCATGACCGCGGAGTGCTGTGATCTTCACCCCACCGGGTGGCGTACGGTGCCGTACATCACCCGAACAGGAGGCGGAGATGACGCAGAAGGCGCTGATCACGGGCATCGCCGGCAAGGAGCCCAAGGTGGACGCGGGGGCCTTCGTGGCACCGACGTCCTCGGTCATCGGGGACGTGACCCTGCACGCCGGGGCGAGCGTCTGGTACGGCGCGGTGCTGCGCGGCGACGTCGAGCGGATCTCGGTCGGCGCGGACAGCAACGTCCAGGACAACTGCACGCTGCACGCCGACCCCGGTTTCCCCGTCACGGTCGGCGAGCGGGTCTCCATCGGTCACAACGCCGTGGTGCACGGCGCGACCGTCGAGGACGACTGCCTGATCGGCATGGGGTCCACGGTCCTCAACGGCGCGGTGATCGGCGCGGGTTCGCTGGTCGCGGCCCAGGCGCTGGTGCCGCAGGGGATGCGGGTGCCGCCGGGCTCGCTGGTCGCGGGGGTGCCGGCGAAGGTCAGGCGGGAGCTGACGGAGGAGGAGCGGGCCGGGGTGTCGCTGAACGGCACGATGTACGCGGCGCTGGCCGGGGAGCATCGGGGGGCGTTGGGGGAGGTTCCGTAGTCTGCCGTCCGCGGCTTGTGGGTGGTTGCTCGCGCCCCGCGGCGGAGCCGCACGATGTCACAGCCCCGCGCCCCTGACGGGGCGCTTCACTCCCCGACAGGGAGCGGCTGGGCCTTCGCTGCCTTGCGCTTGACGATCAGCATCGAGGCGACCCCGATGACGACCGCCAGCACCAGGCCCAGCCACGAGAAGCGCTTGAGCCACGACTCCGCGACGATTCCGACGTAGTAGATGACGGCGGTGGTGCCGCCCGCCCAGACGATGCCGCCGAGGACGTTGGCGATCAGGAACTTCCAGTACGGCATCCGCAGCACACCGGCCAGCGGGCCCGCGAAGATGCGCAGCAGGGCGACGAAACGGCCGAAGAACACGGCCCACATGCCCCACTTCTGGAAGGACCGCTCGGCGGTGGCGATGTGGCCCTCGCTGAAGTGCTTCGGGAACTTGCGGCCCAGCCAGGCCAGCAGGGGCCGGCCTCCCTTGCGGCCGATGGCGTACCCGATGGAGTCGCCGATCACCGCGCCCGCGCTGGCGCAGGCACCGAGGACCAGCGGGTCGATGCCGCCGTGCTGCGACGACAGCAGGGCCGCCGACACCAGGATGATCTCACCGGGCAACGGGATGCCCAGGCTCTCCAGACCGATGACCAGTCCGACGACCGCGTAGACGGCCACCGCGGGCACCGTGTCGAGCCACTCCTGGACGTGCAACGCCCATCCTCCGCTTCGCGTACCTGTTCCCGGGTGCGCCTCGGCCGAGGCGCACCCGGGAAGCCTACCGGTTCACGGGAGGTCAGCTGTTGGGACGCAGGGTCCATATGACGGTCATCTCACCGGTCACCGCGCCGTCCTCGCGCCGGATGGCGACGCTGACCGGGAACTCGGGGCGGTTCCCGGCGTCCAGCTCGGCGACGACGTCGGCGGCGGGGCGGCCGAGCGTCGCGGTGGCGGTGACCGGGCCGAGCGCGATCTTCTTGAAGGCGATCTCGGCGGTGACCGGCAGCGGAACGGCCCGGGAGAGCTGGTCGCCGAAGGCGGCCAGCACGATCGCGCCGCTGGCCGACTCGCCCAGGGTGAACATGGCCCCGGCGTGCGGTCCGCCCACGTGATTGCGGTACTCGCTCTGGTCCGGGAGGGCCAGGACGGCCTTCTCCGGAGTGGTCTCCAGGTACTCGAGGTTCAGGGTCCTGACCATCGGCACCGTGGCGGCGAGCAACTCGCCGATCGACATCTGATCTGCGCTCATGGGGGTAGGTTACCCGTGAGTAGCATCCAGGGCCAGGCTGCTTGGAAGATCGTCGTAAGCTGTGCGCCCATGTGGCCAGGAGAGCAGTCACCCACCGGCGGACCGGACCCGCGGCAGCCCAACCCGTACCAGCAGCCCGCGCCGTGGAACGCCCCCACGGTCACGTCCGGCGGACCGCCCGGCCGGGGGCCCGGCAACGGCCGTACGAAGGCGGTGGCGATCGTCGCCGCCGTGGCCGTCGTGGTCGCCGCCGCCGTGACCGGGGCCGTCCTCCTGGGCGGCGGCGAGGACGAAGGGGCCCGGCCCGGCCCCACCGCCTCCGCGCCGTCCTCGTCCCCCGCCGACGACCCGCGCGGTGGTGACGACGAGCTGAAGCCGACCCTCGCCGGCTGGAACGTCGTCGCCAATCCCGGCCAGGGCATCGCCTTCGACGTACCGGCCTCCTGGGTGCGGCAGTCGCCCACGTGGGTCACCTACGTCGCGGAGGACGACGACCCCGACGAGAAGCCCCTGGTCGCCATGAAGGCCCCCGCCGTCCTCCAGGAGAAGTGGTGCGGCTCGGACGGCGACCGGGACGGCTCGGTCGACCACATTCCCCTGGCCACTGCCGGTACCCGGGGCAACAACGGCGCGCGGAGCACCGAGGAGATCGCCCGGGACGACTCGGCGGACTGGGTCTACGGCTCCTTCACCCAGCCGGACCGGGACAAGGTCTCGACGGAACCGGTGACGTCCTTCACCACCTCCTCCGGTATCAGGGGCAGCGTCGCCACCTCCCGGTCGTCCGGGGTGGAGAAGAAGGGCAAGTGCGACGTGAACGGCAAGGCGACCACCTTCGCCTTCGAGTCCGCGGACGGCGACTTCGTCTCCTGGTCGTTCGTCGGCCCCGCGGACGTCACGGACGAGGTGCCCGACGCCACCGTCCGCAGGATCCTCGCCACCGTCAGGGAGTACACCCCGGCGGACTCCTGAGGAGGCGGTGTGTGCAAGCGGAGACGAACCTTCCGCACTTCGGTACGTCCCTGACAAGGCCCGGTGACCGAATCGTGTCCTGGGCGGCATTAGGGTGACTGCTCATGTGGCCAGGACAGCAGCCGCCCGGGGGCGAGCAGAACCCGCAGAACAATCCGTACCAGCAGCCGGGGTACCAACAGCCGAATCCCTACCAGCAGCCGGGTTACCAGCAGCAGCCCGGCCAGTACGGGCAACAGCAGTGGGGGGCGCCGCAGCCCGCAGGGGCTCCGCAGCCCGCTCCGGGCGGTGGCGGTGGCGGGAACCGGACGAAGCTGGTCGCGATCGTCGCGGCCCTCGCCGTGGTGGTGGCCGCCGGTGTCACCGGGTTCCTGGTACTCGGCGGGGACAAGGACGACCAGGCGGACGACGGCAAGGACAAGAAGCCGTCCGCGAGCGCGTCCGCGGACAAGTCCGAGGCGCCGTCCACGGATCCGAGCGCGTCCGGCTCCGACGACAACCCGCGCGGCGGCGACGAGGCGCAGGCCACCGTCGACGGCTGGAAGGTCGTCGCCAACCCGCGCTTCGGCACCATGTTCGACGTGCCCGCGGACTGGGAGATCGACAGCAAGGACACCAGCGTCGGCTTCGAGTGGGAGGAGAAGGGCAAGACCGACCGCACGACGGTCACCGCCCCCGCCTACCTGAAGTCCGAGTGGTGCACCACGGACGAGAACAAGGACGGCCGCAAGGAGAGCACCGCCCTCGCGACCACCGGTACCCGTGGTGAGAGCGGCGCCAAGGACACCGACCAGGCGGCCGAGACGCGGGTGCCGTGGTGGATCTACGGCGGTTACACCCAGCCGGACAAGAAGAGCGTGAAGTACGGCAAGCCGAAGGCGTACACCACCACGTCCGGCATCAAGGGCAGCGT
The Streptomyces sp. NBC_01723 genome window above contains:
- a CDS encoding DUF4442 domain-containing protein, which translates into the protein MSIGELLAATVPMVRTLNLEYLETTPEKAVLALPDQSEYRNHVGGPHAGAMFTLGESASGAIVLAAFGDQLSRAVPLPVTAEIAFKKIALGPVTATATLGRPAADVVAELDAGNRPEFPVSVAIRREDGAVTGEMTVIWTLRPNS
- a CDS encoding DedA family protein — translated: MHVQEWLDTVPAVAVYAVVGLVIGLESLGIPLPGEIILVSAALLSSQHGGIDPLVLGACASAGAVIGDSIGYAIGRKGGRPLLAWLGRKFPKHFSEGHIATAERSFQKWGMWAVFFGRFVALLRIFAGPLAGVLRMPYWKFLIANVLGGIVWAGGTTAVIYYVGIVAESWLKRFSWLGLVLAVVIGVASMLIVKRKAAKAQPLPVGE
- a CDS encoding gamma carbonic anhydrase family protein is translated as MTQKALITGIAGKEPKVDAGAFVAPTSSVIGDVTLHAGASVWYGAVLRGDVERISVGADSNVQDNCTLHADPGFPVTVGERVSIGHNAVVHGATVEDDCLIGMGSTVLNGAVIGAGSLVAAQALVPQGMRVPPGSLVAGVPAKVRRELTEEERAGVSLNGTMYAALAGEHRGALGEVP
- a CDS encoding helix-turn-helix domain-containing protein, producing MADLDLLTQSLARNVKRWRTERGFTLEALAARAGVSRGMLIQIEQARTNPSLGTVVKIGDALGISITTLLDWEQGPKVRVVPAEQAVRLWHTDAGSFSRLLAGVEAPGPLEMWEWRLMPGESSPSDPHPTGTVEMVHVTAGELTLTVDGAAHSVPAGASASFESDTPHTYGNEGAEPMEMIMAVSVPPVR
- a CDS encoding acyltransferase, translating into MPKRKNTFSSWRSRLAQRAVHAGWAWVQRTGSVTAAHPGRFRFGALGTGTRLAFPLGTVFGEPWIHVGAHCIIGEQVTLTAGLMPDLDLGPEPILRIGDGVVLGRGSHVIADTTVTIGSDCYFGPYVYVTSTNHSYDDPHQPIGKQWPRMDPVEIGPGCWIGTGAVILPGARIGRNVVVAAGAVVRGTVPDHAVVAGAPAKVVRRWTPAEGWQPPLRTPAPVPIPDGVTPGQLRELSGLDGEALARLAELDDDRPEVTDRLAEPAAES
- a CDS encoding EamA family transporter translates to MTALFALATSLLWGMADFGGGVLTRRTPALTVVVVSQSVAVVVLGTIVAATGAWSEASAHLWFAVAAGLVGPVAMLAFYKALALGPMGVVSPLGSLGVAVPVGVGLVLGERPGLPQFAGILVAVAGVVLAGGPQLRGAPVQRRTVALTLVAAFGFGAVMALIAEASTTLTGLFLALFVQRVTNVAAGGLALWVSVRRGAPALPPEGFPWGSLPALGFVGLADVAANGTYSIAAQHGPVTVAAVLASLYPVVTALAARGFLSERLRAVQAAGAGLALAGTLLLATG